Proteins encoded in a region of the Labrus bergylta chromosome 9, fLabBer1.1, whole genome shotgun sequence genome:
- the qdpra gene encoding quinoid dihydropteridine reductase a produces the protein MAANRVIVYGGRGALGSKCVQHFKSNGWWVASIDMAANEEANENVIVKMSESFTEQAGQVTADVAQLLGEQKVDAILCVAGGWAGGSCSSKDLFKNTDLMWKQSVWTSTISSRLAALHLKAGGLLTLAGAKAAQSGTGGMVGYGMAKAAVHQLCQSLAAKNSGMPSEAAAVAILPVTLDTPMNRKFMPDADFGSWTPLEFIAEMFFNWATGVNRPASGSLMQLMTSGGETQAVPAE, from the exons ATGGCTGCTAACCGGGTGATCGTGTACGGTGGACGAGGCGCCCTGGGCTCAAAGTGTGTCCAGCATTTTAAGTCGAACGGATGG tggGTCGCGAGCATCGACATGGCTGCAAACGAGGAGGCGAACGAAAACGTGATCGTGAAGATGAGTGAGTCGTTCACCGAGCAAGCTGGACAG GTGACAGCAGATGTGGCCCAGTTGCTAGGGGAACAGAAAGTGGATGCCATCTTGTGTGTGGCAGGAGGATGGGCGGGTGGAAGCTGTAGCTCCAAAG atttatttaaaaacaccgATCTGATGTGGAAGCAGAGTGTGTGGACCTCCACTATCTCCAGCCGCCTCGCCGCTCTGCACCTCAAAGCAGGAGGACTGTTGACTCTGGCCGGAGCTAAAGCAGCTCAGTCGGGCACtggag GAATGGTCGGATACGGCATGGCCAAAGCTGCCGTCCACCAGCTGTGTCAGAGCCTTGCAGCAAAGAACAGTGGGATGCCGTCggaagctgctgctgtggcCATACTGCC GGTTACCTTGGATACGCCAATGAACAGGAAGTTCATGCCTGACGCAGATTTCGGCTCCTGGACGCCGCTGGAGTTCATCGCAGA AATGTTCTTCAACTGGGCCACAGGAGTGAACCGGCCGGCTTCTGGAAGCCTGATGCAGCTGATGACCTCCGGAGGGGAAACCCAGGCGGTGCCCGCGGAGTAG